Proteins from a genomic interval of Alteromonas macleodii ATCC 27126:
- a CDS encoding VTT domain-containing protein translates to MQSGKSVFQPGQNCWVESKARFSTPLIDCGNYYKALHSSIVKAKHSIFIVGWDIDSRIRLLRGDDEANSEAPSVISDLLKWKAEQNPDIKIYLLRWDSSLAFFAQREMWAKEVWEEKTPDNVQTELDDTIPMGGSQHQKIVVIDDELVFSGGMDVSTNRWDTRDHPVVSEERDGPDGEYGPLHDVQMVSSGPVVADFSKLVRWRWQRVADSSPIDIREDARIDENAPLPDAWPQDYPPLFEDVECALARTIPFMDEVEPAQEVRHMLLDLIGEAESVIYIENQFTTRQEIAEALNKQLKLKPNLSVIIVSSYEPKGKFECEAFWASRIEFKEILEKGIDPKRVKLTYSSIEDMQGRKAYKRIHSKVMTIDNKYLVIGSSNLSNRSMTLDTEIDTVLFGNTKDNQACIEQVRNDLLAEHTGRDIDAMPALFNNEYPVEALMQDQIAHGYVLTEVRDEVFTEQSVKNVFRALSDPEEPLISVPTFDGAAMPARNPRRRSIMILIGLAIIAVLGGLMFWASQSIPWLSSDSINAFLEKSRGTYFALPTVLLVYVVGGVLFFPVTILSLAVAAIFGPIWGPIYGIMGALMSSAIMFGIGKLSGNAGLRKIGGPKVAAVDEKLKRSGIVGVAAIRMLPVAPFSLVNLVAGISSIGIFQFLVGTFLGMFPPMIAKGLVGDSIAQIWQNPSVETISYLVGGIVLWGLMIWGSQKFARYYQARKESGNQDTASDNSDKDEVEKCAA, encoded by the coding sequence ATGCAATCAGGAAAGAGTGTATTTCAACCCGGTCAAAACTGTTGGGTAGAGAGCAAGGCTCGCTTTTCTACACCTTTGATAGATTGCGGAAACTATTATAAAGCCTTGCACAGCTCTATCGTTAAAGCTAAGCACAGTATCTTCATTGTTGGATGGGATATAGATAGCCGCATTCGCTTGCTGCGAGGCGACGACGAAGCGAACAGTGAAGCGCCGAGCGTAATAAGTGATTTACTTAAGTGGAAAGCTGAGCAAAACCCTGACATTAAAATTTACCTGTTACGTTGGGACTCATCGCTAGCCTTCTTCGCGCAGCGCGAAATGTGGGCAAAGGAAGTGTGGGAAGAAAAAACTCCAGACAATGTGCAAACCGAGCTCGATGACACGATTCCGATGGGCGGAAGTCAGCACCAAAAAATTGTGGTTATCGATGATGAACTCGTATTCTCAGGTGGAATGGATGTATCTACTAACCGCTGGGATACCCGTGACCATCCCGTAGTTTCAGAAGAGCGTGATGGACCTGATGGAGAGTATGGTCCTCTTCATGATGTGCAAATGGTATCAAGTGGACCTGTAGTAGCCGACTTTTCAAAATTAGTTCGATGGAGGTGGCAGCGTGTTGCTGACTCTTCACCTATTGATATCCGCGAGGACGCGCGCATTGATGAAAATGCCCCGTTGCCTGATGCTTGGCCACAAGATTATCCTCCCCTTTTTGAAGACGTAGAGTGTGCACTTGCCAGAACAATTCCATTTATGGATGAGGTCGAGCCTGCTCAAGAGGTACGTCATATGCTGCTTGATCTTATCGGTGAAGCAGAGTCTGTAATCTACATTGAGAATCAATTTACAACGCGTCAGGAGATCGCTGAAGCGCTGAATAAGCAGCTCAAACTGAAACCTAATCTTTCGGTCATTATCGTAAGTTCCTACGAGCCAAAAGGTAAGTTTGAGTGCGAAGCATTTTGGGCAAGCCGCATAGAATTCAAGGAAATTTTAGAAAAAGGGATTGACCCTAAGCGAGTAAAACTGACTTATTCTTCAATTGAAGACATGCAAGGCCGCAAGGCATACAAGCGCATCCACTCCAAAGTGATGACCATTGATAACAAATACCTTGTTATCGGGTCATCAAACTTGAGTAATCGCTCAATGACGCTAGACACCGAAATCGACACGGTGTTGTTTGGTAACACCAAAGACAATCAGGCGTGTATTGAGCAAGTGAGAAACGACTTACTCGCAGAGCACACGGGACGCGATATTGATGCAATGCCAGCGTTATTCAACAATGAATATCCGGTTGAAGCATTAATGCAGGATCAGATAGCACACGGCTACGTACTTACCGAAGTTCGTGATGAGGTGTTTACCGAACAATCCGTTAAGAATGTGTTCAGAGCGTTATCTGACCCTGAAGAACCCCTTATTTCGGTGCCAACCTTTGATGGAGCTGCTATGCCTGCACGTAACCCAAGACGTCGCAGTATTATGATTTTGATCGGTCTTGCCATCATTGCTGTTCTTGGCGGGCTTATGTTTTGGGCTAGCCAGTCCATACCATGGTTAAGTTCCGACAGCATTAACGCCTTTTTAGAGAAAAGTCGTGGAACCTACTTTGCTCTGCCTACCGTGTTGCTGGTTTATGTGGTCGGCGGCGTTTTATTCTTCCCGGTCACTATACTGTCGCTTGCGGTGGCTGCTATTTTTGGCCCTATATGGGGGCCCATCTACGGCATCATGGGAGCACTAATGAGCTCTGCAATCATGTTTGGAATAGGCAAGCTATCAGGCAACGCGGGGCTTAGAAAAATTGGTGGTCCAAAGGTAGCTGCCGTTGATGAAAAACTAAAGCGTAGCGGTATCGTTGGCGTCGCGGCCATTCGAATGCTGCCTGTAGCGCCCTTTAGTTTGGTGAATTTGGTAGCGGGCATCTCATCTATTGGCATTTTCCAGTTTTTAGTAGGGACATTTTTAGGCATGTTCCCGCCCATGATTGCGAAAGGGCTTGTGGGTGATTCGATAGCACAAATTTGGCAAAACCCTTCTGTGGAAACCATTAGCTATTTAGTTGGCGGTATCGTTTTATGGGGCCTTATGATTTGGGGCTCGCAAAAATTTGCCCGCTACTACCAAGCTCGGAAGGAGTCGGGGAATCAAGATACTGCCAGTGATAATAGTGACAAAGATGAGGTAGAGAAATGTGCCGCATAG
- a CDS encoding endonuclease/exonuclease/phosphatase family protein has protein sequence MCRIVTYNIHSGIGRDKKHDYKRIGQFLANSGADVVLLQEMDTRPSERSTAQDVKDICAENTFKLIPSPAIRESDGWYGNAILTRFDVLAHDTLDVSQNGRQPRNVQIVELKTEKTPLTVVNTHKGLKKLERRSQFSLLHEHLSLKMKEKQIPLVLAGDFNEWQFFSKAFKALNELLLQQKVGATFPSHFPVFALDRVWVSDDIKVKACRKLKNAKTRILSDHLPVLVDIELPQND, from the coding sequence ATGTGCCGCATAGTGACCTACAACATTCACAGCGGAATAGGCAGAGACAAAAAGCACGATTACAAACGCATAGGTCAATTCTTGGCAAACAGTGGCGCCGACGTGGTGCTGCTGCAAGAAATGGATACTCGTCCCTCTGAGCGAAGTACAGCACAGGACGTTAAAGATATCTGCGCTGAAAACACGTTTAAACTCATTCCATCACCAGCCATTAGGGAATCTGATGGCTGGTATGGCAACGCCATCCTCACTCGCTTTGACGTATTAGCTCACGATACACTGGATGTCAGCCAAAACGGGCGACAGCCTAGAAATGTTCAGATTGTAGAGCTCAAGACAGAGAAGACCCCCCTTACGGTGGTGAATACCCATAAGGGACTTAAGAAGCTAGAACGTCGCTCACAGTTTTCTTTGCTTCATGAGCACCTTTCTTTGAAGATGAAAGAGAAGCAAATCCCTCTAGTTCTAGCCGGTGATTTCAACGAGTGGCAGTTTTTCTCAAAAGCGTTTAAAGCACTTAATGAATTGCTATTACAGCAAAAAGTAGGGGCAACATTTCCAAGCCACTTTCCTGTATTTGCACTTGATAGAGTATGGGTGTCTGACGACATCAAGGTAAAAGCGTGCAGAAAATTAAAAAATGCGAAAACTCGAATCTTGTCAGATCATTTACCTGTGCTTGTTGATATTGAACTGCCCCAGAACGACTAA
- a CDS encoding LysR family transcriptional regulator: MHSKQLHYFVMTVRKGSIAAAARALDIAQPAISQQLASLEREMKATLLERSFSGVNLTSAGEVFYKHALKLLTEIDNVKAALETFQTGQKKVVKIGMLPSIGNVLSLPLLTEITANHKGLKVEISTGPSYTINDWLESKQVDIALTYQQAVDPKFMRVTPLIQEDLHLVFSASSSCEQYAKLRDRTTIRFWEISELPLLSPGNKDALGQLIADYEKATGVSLQHDLAYSGQLMTGLRQVMQGEGVMILPTSAIFHLKESGLVSSLKITQPEMQRTVLAATNKSAKTLLDSSPIIDILRKVVAQENALKHWCGTLEFAASSFIAQPA; this comes from the coding sequence GTGCATTCAAAACAGCTGCATTATTTTGTTATGACTGTGCGTAAGGGTAGTATTGCTGCGGCGGCGAGAGCATTGGATATCGCTCAACCCGCCATTAGTCAGCAGTTGGCAAGTTTAGAAAGAGAGATGAAAGCGACGCTGCTTGAAAGAAGTTTTTCGGGAGTAAACCTAACATCGGCGGGCGAAGTTTTTTATAAACATGCATTAAAGCTGCTAACCGAAATAGACAACGTTAAGGCCGCATTGGAAACCTTTCAAACCGGACAAAAGAAGGTAGTAAAAATAGGAATGCTACCGTCAATCGGCAATGTGCTTTCTTTACCGCTGCTCACGGAGATAACGGCGAACCATAAAGGGCTCAAAGTCGAAATCAGCACTGGACCGTCTTACACCATTAATGATTGGCTTGAGTCAAAGCAGGTGGATATTGCGCTTACTTATCAGCAAGCTGTCGACCCTAAATTCATGCGAGTCACACCGCTAATTCAAGAAGATCTTCATTTGGTTTTTTCTGCTTCCTCATCGTGTGAACAATACGCCAAGCTTCGAGATAGAACGACGATCCGTTTCTGGGAAATCAGTGAATTACCTTTGCTGTCACCGGGTAACAAAGATGCATTGGGTCAACTAATTGCTGACTATGAAAAAGCAACGGGCGTTAGTTTGCAGCACGATTTGGCTTATTCTGGACAACTCATGACTGGCCTTAGGCAAGTTATGCAGGGAGAAGGCGTGATGATCCTTCCTACATCAGCTATTTTTCATTTAAAGGAGTCTGGCTTAGTTTCATCACTGAAAATAACACAGCCAGAAATGCAGCGTACTGTACTCGCTGCGACAAACAAAAGTGCCAAGACGCTACTAGATAGCAGTCCGATCATTGATATTCTCAGAAAAGTAGTGGCTCAAGAAAACGCACTGAAACACTGGTGCGGTACGTTAGAATTTGCCGCTTCATCGTTTATAGCGCAACCTGCATAG
- a CDS encoding TonB-dependent receptor plug domain-containing protein — protein MKQKKLHTAVRYALTGLTLFTTSLLVQAQEVTEETTEAKDLERIAVVGARGAPRSVTSSPVPVDVLTAEDVEAVAFTDMNNVLMTLVPSYSVGRQPISDGGTFIRPATLRGMPTDKTLVLVNSKRRHRAALVSIGGSGTQGPDIATIPTAAIQSVEVLRDGAAAQYGSDAIAGVINFQLKNNTEGGSFTADYGSYYEGDGDQITVTGNKGFALGDDGFFSISAEYSDSEATFRGEQYCEPWFCVDDQSDQYIADATAMANSVHGSDVVQPWGQPNTSGTRVFFNAGYALSSELELYAFGNYSESEGDGSFYYRYPGNGTIEDIRLEDGSIWNPLEFFTGGFTPRFFGDVTDYSFVGGVKGMSGDLTYDISGRYGNNEISYTLANTINPSLGNESPTSFKPGDLTNEETQIQADFTYDLNQYVLAFGASYLDESYEISEGELSSYFAGSYATSDPWEFCNDDYTTTALGAAVIANGSTLNCANYTSADSNDDGVEDDGFAGVDAVYTVVGVGSNGFPGYSPDYSGSYERDSYAVYTDISGDITDELFAQAALRYEDYSDFGSEVVYKVAGFYQFSDEVGFRSSFGTGFRAPTPGQQGTTNVSTRLPDGFPVATGLFPAGGEVAQALGANELSPEKSTNFTLGMTANYGDLTLTVDYYNIKLEDRLYSVSTRDVSTTVVTDPQADGYDAYQNYLALAGANVSGAESIGGVFFFQNAFDTVTEGVDVVATYKMESRYGATVLTGSVNYNKTEFDSDPSEYLNAEDQFDFENGRPEMRGVFSVTHSYDVWSAVARLSYFGEYENAGSDDGVNATNIQTFGDEYMFDIEGSYLINENLTLSVGVRNLFDNYPDVSTNGDACCGEVYDSASVVDWQGGYYYTRLAARF, from the coding sequence ATGAAACAGAAAAAGCTCCACACTGCAGTACGTTACGCACTTACCGGATTAACACTTTTCACTACTTCATTGCTTGTACAGGCGCAAGAAGTGACTGAAGAAACCACAGAAGCCAAAGACCTAGAACGCATTGCCGTTGTTGGTGCCCGCGGTGCACCGCGTTCAGTAACCAGCTCTCCTGTACCGGTTGATGTACTCACCGCCGAAGACGTTGAAGCCGTTGCGTTTACCGATATGAACAATGTCCTTATGACACTCGTTCCCTCTTATTCCGTAGGCCGTCAACCCATTTCCGACGGCGGAACGTTTATCCGTCCAGCAACGCTTCGAGGTATGCCCACCGACAAAACGCTTGTTTTGGTTAACTCTAAACGTCGTCACAGGGCCGCGCTTGTTTCAATTGGCGGTTCTGGCACACAGGGGCCAGACATCGCAACAATTCCAACCGCAGCAATTCAAAGTGTTGAAGTGTTGCGCGACGGTGCAGCTGCGCAATATGGCTCAGATGCCATTGCAGGTGTTATCAACTTTCAATTAAAAAATAACACCGAAGGCGGCTCGTTCACTGCCGACTACGGCAGCTACTACGAAGGAGATGGCGATCAAATTACCGTTACTGGGAATAAAGGTTTCGCGTTAGGCGACGATGGCTTTTTCAGTATTTCAGCCGAATATTCTGACAGCGAAGCCACCTTTCGCGGTGAGCAATATTGTGAGCCATGGTTCTGTGTGGATGACCAGTCAGATCAATACATCGCTGATGCTACGGCCATGGCCAACAGCGTTCATGGTTCAGACGTAGTCCAACCATGGGGGCAACCAAATACAAGCGGGACGCGTGTTTTCTTTAACGCCGGTTACGCACTATCCAGTGAACTTGAACTCTACGCATTCGGTAACTATTCAGAAAGTGAAGGTGACGGTTCATTCTATTATCGCTATCCAGGCAATGGCACCATTGAAGACATTCGACTTGAGGACGGTTCAATCTGGAACCCGCTAGAGTTCTTCACCGGTGGCTTCACGCCTCGTTTCTTCGGTGATGTGACTGACTACTCATTTGTTGGTGGTGTTAAGGGCATGTCGGGCGACCTTACTTATGATATCAGTGGTCGTTACGGCAATAATGAAATCTCTTACACACTAGCCAATACCATTAACCCGTCACTGGGTAACGAGTCACCTACTTCATTTAAGCCGGGTGACTTAACCAACGAAGAAACACAGATTCAAGCTGACTTCACCTATGACTTGAACCAGTATGTTCTTGCCTTCGGTGCAAGTTACTTAGATGAGTCATACGAAATCTCTGAAGGCGAGCTAAGTTCCTATTTTGCAGGCTCTTACGCCACATCTGATCCATGGGAGTTTTGTAACGACGACTACACTACTACGGCACTGGGCGCTGCTGTCATTGCTAACGGTTCAACTCTGAATTGTGCCAACTACACCAGTGCTGACAGTAACGACGATGGGGTTGAAGATGATGGATTCGCTGGAGTAGACGCCGTTTATACTGTTGTAGGCGTTGGCTCCAACGGCTTCCCTGGCTATTCACCAGACTATTCGGGCTCATACGAGCGTGACTCATATGCGGTATACACGGATATCTCTGGTGACATTACAGACGAGCTGTTTGCTCAGGCTGCGCTGCGTTATGAAGACTATTCTGATTTTGGCTCAGAGGTTGTGTACAAAGTTGCAGGGTTCTATCAGTTTAGTGACGAAGTAGGCTTTAGGTCGTCTTTTGGCACTGGCTTTAGAGCCCCTACTCCAGGTCAGCAAGGCACGACCAACGTATCTACACGTCTGCCCGATGGCTTCCCAGTAGCAACAGGTCTGTTCCCAGCCGGCGGCGAAGTAGCGCAGGCGCTTGGTGCCAACGAGCTTTCACCCGAAAAATCGACCAACTTTACGCTGGGCATGACTGCGAACTATGGCGATTTAACGCTCACTGTTGATTACTACAACATCAAGCTTGAAGACCGCCTTTACTCTGTGTCTACCCGAGATGTTTCCACCACTGTCGTTACCGACCCTCAAGCAGACGGTTATGACGCATACCAAAACTATCTAGCCCTAGCAGGTGCCAATGTTTCTGGCGCCGAGTCCATTGGTGGTGTGTTCTTCTTCCAAAACGCTTTCGATACCGTAACCGAAGGCGTGGACGTTGTTGCTACTTACAAGATGGAATCGAGGTATGGCGCAACCGTGCTAACCGGCTCTGTGAATTACAACAAAACAGAGTTCGATTCTGATCCGAGTGAATACTTGAACGCTGAGGATCAGTTCGACTTTGAAAATGGCCGTCCCGAAATGCGTGGTGTCTTCTCAGTTACCCACAGTTACGACGTGTGGTCTGCCGTTGCACGTCTTAGCTATTTTGGCGAATACGAAAATGCGGGAAGCGATGACGGGGTAAACGCCACGAATATTCAAACCTTTGGTGACGAATATATGTTCGATATAGAGGGCTCCTATCTTATTAACGAAAACCTCACCCTGTCAGTGGGGGTAAGAAATCTCTTCGACAATTACCCAGATGTAAGTACTAACGGCGACGCCTGTTGCGGTGAAGTCTATGACTCTGCCTCGGTGGTTGATTGGCAGGGAGGATATTACTACACCCGACTTGCAGCCCGTTTTTAA
- a CDS encoding sulfite exporter TauE/SafE family protein produces MEIELLWFVVTLCITGAIAGITAGLFGNGGGFVVVPALLAVFPFFTPPSEALVKVAIGTSLASIVVSSARSVMAHRAKGAVDFDILRSWSIWLILGVGGGLLIANNSSANGLTVVFAAGVLLYSVYFLFPEFVVRPGLVFDMPKGIGKAVLAFVLGGFSALLGIGGGTPTVITMVMCQRTIQQAVATAAGVGFLIGLPGAIGFLFMKHPETASLPVGTIGYINIPALIAISIGAIFTAPIGAKMAHNFSEKKLKRLFGIYLVIVSSAMFYKAI; encoded by the coding sequence ATGGAAATAGAGCTACTGTGGTTTGTAGTTACTTTGTGTATAACTGGTGCCATTGCAGGTATCACGGCAGGTCTGTTTGGTAATGGCGGGGGGTTTGTTGTGGTACCTGCTCTTCTCGCTGTTTTTCCGTTTTTTACTCCTCCATCAGAAGCCCTCGTTAAGGTAGCCATCGGAACATCATTGGCATCCATTGTGGTATCAAGCGCTCGGTCAGTGATGGCGCATCGCGCTAAAGGTGCGGTGGATTTTGACATTCTTCGCTCGTGGAGTATTTGGCTTATTCTTGGCGTTGGTGGCGGGCTGCTCATCGCAAACAACTCCAGCGCCAATGGTTTAACGGTCGTGTTCGCCGCTGGTGTTCTACTTTACTCCGTATACTTCCTTTTCCCTGAGTTCGTTGTAAGACCCGGGCTTGTTTTCGATATGCCTAAAGGCATAGGCAAAGCGGTTTTGGCGTTTGTTCTGGGTGGTTTCTCTGCTCTGCTTGGCATAGGCGGCGGTACGCCAACAGTAATCACGATGGTGATGTGCCAGCGCACCATTCAACAGGCTGTCGCGACCGCCGCAGGCGTCGGCTTTCTTATCGGGCTTCCAGGTGCCATTGGCTTTTTGTTTATGAAGCACCCTGAAACCGCCTCGTTGCCGGTAGGCACTATTGGCTACATCAATATACCTGCGCTTATTGCTATCAGTATTGGGGCAATCTTTACCGCTCCAATCGGAGCCAAAATGGCGCACAACTTCAGTGAAAAGAAGCTAAAGCGCTTATTTGGCATCTATCTCGTCATCGTTTCTAGCGCAATGTTCTATAAAGCCATTTAA
- a CDS encoding pyridoxal phosphate-dependent aminotransferase — MSYNRSRRLFIGGTVAASAIGASGISHLVSAQSVSASASPSSVMYGPKPGVAKLNANENPFGPSPKALDAIAKASAEGGAYYAYPAAMTLLDMIAERYGITRKHISLSAGSSPILSYAALAASKNGKILGPDLFWDTTSKAPEKQGAPEIVRVANTAELDIDLDAMYAAIDDSIGMVHICNPNNPTGKVLDPNKLREFCIKASKKTLVLVDEAYNELIDEPPKHSMIPLVKAGHNVIVARTFSKIYGLAGMRVGYLIASEENTEWINRYGMGGYTLNQAGLAAAIASYNDDAFLTFSKEKIYEGKSMVMDAVKANGLTALPSSTNFIFVNLGDGNAEYFRQAMAEQDVLIRGIYRTYDNWSRVSMGKIGDVKRYVDAMPSALEKMYTMQNT, encoded by the coding sequence GTGAGTTATAACCGTTCAAGACGCTTGTTTATTGGTGGCACAGTTGCAGCGTCAGCAATAGGTGCGAGTGGCATAAGTCACCTTGTGAGCGCCCAATCTGTTAGCGCAAGCGCTTCCCCATCGTCTGTTATGTATGGACCAAAGCCTGGGGTTGCAAAGCTCAATGCCAATGAAAACCCGTTTGGGCCGAGCCCGAAAGCGCTAGACGCTATCGCAAAAGCATCGGCGGAAGGTGGAGCCTACTATGCTTATCCTGCCGCTATGACACTATTGGATATGATTGCCGAGCGCTATGGCATTACTCGAAAGCACATTTCTTTGAGCGCAGGTTCAAGCCCTATTCTTTCCTACGCCGCCCTTGCGGCCAGCAAGAATGGAAAAATTCTGGGCCCGGACCTTTTTTGGGACACCACGTCTAAAGCACCTGAAAAACAAGGTGCGCCAGAAATAGTGAGAGTTGCTAATACGGCAGAGCTTGATATTGATCTTGATGCAATGTACGCCGCAATAGACGACTCTATTGGTATGGTGCACATTTGTAACCCGAACAATCCAACGGGAAAAGTGCTCGATCCGAATAAGCTTCGCGAATTCTGCATAAAAGCATCTAAAAAAACACTGGTGTTGGTCGACGAGGCATATAACGAGCTTATCGATGAGCCTCCTAAGCATTCAATGATTCCGCTCGTTAAAGCTGGTCATAATGTCATTGTAGCGAGAACCTTCTCAAAGATTTATGGCTTAGCAGGTATGCGCGTGGGCTATTTAATCGCATCAGAGGAAAACACTGAGTGGATCAATCGCTATGGCATGGGCGGCTATACATTGAATCAAGCAGGCCTTGCCGCGGCTATCGCCAGCTACAATGACGATGCCTTTTTAACTTTCTCTAAAGAGAAAATTTATGAAGGTAAATCTATGGTTATGGACGCAGTAAAAGCAAATGGATTGACAGCGCTACCTTCTAGTACTAACTTTATTTTTGTTAATTTAGGTGACGGCAACGCAGAGTACTTCCGCCAAGCCATGGCTGAACAGGACGTGCTGATTAGAGGAATCTACCGTACGTACGACAACTGGTCTCGCGTAAGTATGGGAAAAATTGGCGATGTAAAACGCTATGTTGATGCCATGCCCAGTGCACTTGAAAAAATGTACACTATGCAAAATACTTAG
- a CDS encoding response regulator: MSISVLVADDSKLSRRSVIRSLPQDLEYDITEATNGQEAINALSESEFALVLLDLTMPEVDGVGVLEFLHQRPDAPNVIVISADFQPEKQKIVMSLGAKRFLRKPLDKEELAMSLFELGYL; this comes from the coding sequence ATGTCAATTTCTGTATTAGTAGCTGATGATTCTAAGTTGTCGAGGCGTAGTGTGATTCGCTCACTTCCGCAAGATTTAGAGTATGACATCACCGAAGCAACAAACGGGCAAGAAGCCATAAATGCGCTGTCAGAAAGTGAATTTGCATTGGTACTTTTAGACCTAACCATGCCAGAAGTTGACGGCGTTGGTGTGTTGGAATTCTTGCACCAAAGGCCCGACGCCCCAAATGTAATTGTGATTAGCGCTGACTTTCAGCCAGAAAAACAGAAAATTGTCATGTCTCTGGGGGCAAAGCGCTTTTTACGCAAACCGCTTGATAAAGAAGAATTAGCAATGTCGTTGTTTGAGTTGGGGTATCTATGA
- a CDS encoding chemotaxis protein CheX encodes MSIVLPLDEEQRDALQELLNISMGQAANSLAQLIETKIDISIPKISAVTPTQLYSLLFETEDAFYTRQSFLGDVHGEVMSVLSQAGLSEVATLMDYDEPLSKEDIQEIILELCNILAGACLAGLSDQLELTTNLNMPTLFLPDKANFDELQWQHSLVMEVQFIIAISSFSMRVVFCLDDESLARMKDTLDELLA; translated from the coding sequence ATGAGCATTGTACTACCACTAGACGAAGAGCAAAGAGATGCCCTTCAAGAACTCCTAAATATTTCCATGGGGCAAGCGGCTAACTCTCTTGCGCAGTTAATTGAAACCAAAATTGATATTTCTATCCCAAAAATCTCAGCGGTTACTCCCACCCAGCTTTACAGTCTCTTATTTGAAACCGAAGACGCTTTCTATACCCGTCAGTCTTTTTTAGGCGACGTACACGGCGAAGTGATGTCTGTGCTATCTCAAGCTGGATTGAGTGAGGTCGCAACGTTAATGGATTACGATGAACCGTTAAGCAAAGAAGACATTCAAGAGATTATCTTGGAGCTTTGTAACATTTTGGCAGGTGCGTGTTTGGCTGGTCTTTCCGACCAGTTGGAGCTTACAACTAACTTGAACATGCCCACGTTATTCTTGCCCGATAAAGCGAACTTCGATGAGTTGCAATGGCAGCACAGCTTAGTGATGGAAGTGCAGTTTATTATCGCGATCTCGTCGTTTAGCATGCGCGTTGTTTTCTGCTTAGACGATGAATCTCTTGCACGCATGAAAGACACATTGGATGAGTTACTCGCATAA
- a CDS encoding sensor histidine kinase, protein MFEQLVGKLPVGIGIVDESFKVVYLNDFFLDRLPHNMRDCYKETPVVELFQGQGKFLKRRLKSVFVLQHPSFSYWEQRPHIFPFKSSRPITGEETQMYQNMEILPIKDKNTGQKLACIFLQDVTAQASYFRAQQKLSEALKKEHEAQKKLIRKLDTAQSQLIQAEKMASTGQLAAGIAHEINNPIGFVSANLNTLEQYATHLIAICDGVKGQLEHFTDELKEQIDALFESNHYDLLKDDITELIAESTDGLTRVKDIVENLKNFSLETTEGVQIVDICAVCHQLITLISAQYSTPQYKFECELEKVEVMGNPGPLKQALMNVMINAAQAIEDRGFIKLTVLDSPTLVTIKILDSGCGIPTGHLKRVFEPFFTTKPEGQGQGLGLSVAYTAIEQHQGKISISSKEAKGTVVEITIPKQPAAQPPSSEDNEENKENETENSQTA, encoded by the coding sequence ATGTTTGAACAACTGGTAGGTAAATTACCTGTCGGAATTGGTATAGTCGATGAGAGCTTTAAGGTTGTTTATCTAAACGACTTCTTTTTAGATCGACTTCCTCACAATATGCGCGACTGCTATAAAGAAACGCCAGTTGTTGAGTTATTTCAAGGACAAGGTAAGTTTCTAAAACGCAGACTAAAGTCAGTTTTTGTACTGCAGCATCCTAGCTTTAGCTATTGGGAACAACGCCCCCACATCTTTCCGTTTAAGAGCTCTCGTCCTATAACGGGTGAAGAAACACAGATGTATCAAAACATGGAAATCTTGCCCATTAAAGACAAAAATACAGGGCAAAAATTGGCGTGTATTTTTCTGCAAGATGTGACCGCCCAAGCTAGCTATTTTAGAGCCCAGCAAAAGCTTTCAGAAGCGCTGAAAAAAGAACACGAAGCGCAAAAAAAGTTAATTCGCAAACTCGATACCGCACAGAGCCAGCTTATTCAAGCAGAGAAAATGGCTTCTACTGGTCAGCTCGCGGCGGGGATAGCCCACGAAATTAATAACCCTATTGGTTTTGTGAGCGCTAACCTCAATACACTTGAGCAATACGCAACTCACCTTATTGCGATTTGTGATGGCGTTAAGGGGCAACTCGAACACTTCACCGACGAACTTAAAGAGCAGATTGACGCACTGTTTGAGTCTAATCACTACGACTTGTTAAAGGACGATATTACTGAGCTAATTGCCGAGTCTACAGATGGCCTTACCCGCGTAAAAGACATCGTCGAAAACCTTAAGAACTTTTCGCTGGAGACTACTGAAGGCGTGCAGATAGTAGATATCTGCGCCGTGTGTCACCAGCTGATCACGCTTATTTCCGCCCAGTACAGCACGCCCCAATATAAATTTGAATGTGAATTAGAGAAAGTGGAGGTAATGGGAAACCCTGGGCCGCTGAAACAGGCGCTAATGAACGTCATGATAAATGCAGCGCAGGCCATAGAAGATAGGGGCTTCATTAAACTTACTGTGCTCGATTCACCTACGTTGGTGACCATCAAAATACTGGATTCAGGTTGCGGTATTCCTACAGGACATCTAAAGCGAGTCTTTGAACCCTTCTTTACTACAAAGCCTGAAGGGCAAGGCCAAGGGCTGGGCCTTTCTGTGGCTTACACCGCCATCGAACAACATCAAGGTAAAATATCTATTAGCAGCAAAGAGGCAAAAGGAACCGTGGTAGAGATCACCATTCCGAAACAGCCTGCAGCACAGCCCCCGTCCAGTGAAGATAATGAAGAGAATAAAGAAAACGAAACGGAAAACTCTCAAACGGCCTAG